The following proteins are encoded in a genomic region of Variovorax paradoxus:
- a CDS encoding FecR family protein, with the protein MMKKFLIALGGFAFWGAVALAHAQTPSAATAAPTAAPVAELQAGFVKSVRGNVQLLSTAGTPRAASAGDALTAVDRIVTGPDSSAAVVLRDDTTLVVGPSSRLDLKEFHFNATTHEGGVLVSLLRGSMRMITGLIGKTNPDAIRVETQTATIGIRGTDFIVQTDGQP; encoded by the coding sequence ATGATGAAAAAATTCCTGATCGCCCTGGGAGGCTTCGCCTTTTGGGGCGCAGTGGCGCTGGCCCACGCACAAACACCTTCCGCCGCAACAGCCGCGCCAACAGCCGCGCCGGTTGCCGAGCTGCAGGCGGGCTTCGTGAAGTCGGTGCGCGGCAACGTGCAGCTGCTCAGCACGGCTGGCACGCCTCGCGCAGCCAGCGCGGGCGATGCGCTCACCGCCGTCGACCGCATCGTGACAGGTCCGGATTCTTCCGCTGCCGTGGTCCTGCGCGACGACACGACGCTCGTGGTCGGGCCTTCGTCGCGGCTGGACCTGAAGGAATTCCACTTCAACGCCACCACGCACGAAGGCGGCGTGCTCGTGTCGCTGTTGCGCGGCTCGATGCGCATGATCACCGGACTGATCGGCAAGACGAATCCCGACGCCATCCGCGTGGAGACGCAAACGGCCACCATCGGCATCCGAGGGACCGACTTCATCGTGCAGACCGACGGCCAGCCATGA
- a CDS encoding cation diffusion facilitator family transporter gives MTLTPKTLLRVSVAVALITILLKGLAGYVTNSMGLISDAMESFVNLASAMFALAMVTVAARPADEDHPYGHHKAEYFSSGFEGILIVGAAAAILWVSVQRLLSPQPLDQLGWGLGLSVISSGFNAALAFALFRAARTHRSIALEADARHLVTDVWTSAAVVIGIVAVHFSGWLWLDPLLAIGVALNIVREGVKLVWRSSQGLMDEALEPETIATLRATLDQFAARLPEGPRLRFDDMVTRRAGQRRFADLHMHVPGDWTLQHAAALRDELEQVLMDAVPGLRVTIQLLPLGMEARATQIGEEA, from the coding sequence ATGACTTTGACCCCCAAGACGCTGCTTCGCGTTTCCGTGGCCGTTGCCCTGATCACGATCCTGCTCAAGGGGCTGGCAGGCTACGTCACGAACTCGATGGGTCTGATTTCCGATGCCATGGAGTCGTTCGTCAATCTTGCCAGCGCGATGTTCGCCCTGGCGATGGTGACCGTGGCGGCGCGGCCCGCCGACGAAGACCATCCGTACGGCCACCACAAGGCCGAGTACTTCTCATCGGGCTTCGAAGGCATTCTGATCGTCGGCGCCGCCGCCGCCATTCTCTGGGTTTCCGTGCAGCGGCTGCTTTCTCCCCAGCCGCTCGATCAACTGGGCTGGGGGCTCGGGCTGTCGGTGATCAGCTCGGGCTTCAACGCGGCCCTGGCCTTCGCGCTGTTTAGAGCGGCGCGCACGCACCGGTCGATCGCGCTGGAAGCCGATGCGCGGCACCTCGTGACCGACGTCTGGACCTCGGCCGCGGTGGTGATCGGCATTGTGGCCGTGCACTTCAGCGGATGGCTCTGGCTCGACCCGCTGCTGGCCATCGGCGTGGCGCTCAACATCGTGCGTGAAGGCGTGAAGCTCGTGTGGCGCTCGTCGCAAGGGCTGATGGACGAAGCCCTCGAACCCGAAACCATCGCCACGCTGCGCGCCACGCTGGACCAGTTTGCCGCGCGCCTGCCCGAAGGCCCACGGCTGCGCTTCGACGACATGGTCACGCGGCGTGCAGGCCAGCGCCGCTTTGCCGACCTGCACATGCACGTGCCCGGCGACTGGACGCTGCAGCACGCGGCGGCCCTGCGCGATGAGCTGGAACAAGTGCTGATGGATGCCGTGCCCGGCCTGCGCGTGACCATCCAGCTGCTGCCGCTCGGCATGGAGGCCCGTGCCACGCAGATCGGAGAAGAGGCATGA
- the dtd gene encoding D-aminoacyl-tRNA deacylase — translation MKAVVQRVASARVDIAGQTVGAIGAGLLVLLCAERGDADALADRMLAKILKLRIFSDEAGKMNRSLQDIGGGLLVVSQFTLAADVSGGNRPSFTQAAAPDEGRRLYDYFVARARAAHPVVATGEFGADMQVHLVNDGPVTIPLQMAP, via the coding sequence ATGAAGGCCGTCGTCCAGCGGGTGGCCAGCGCGCGTGTGGACATCGCCGGCCAGACCGTCGGCGCCATCGGTGCCGGCCTGCTTGTCTTGCTCTGCGCCGAGCGCGGCGATGCTGATGCGCTGGCCGACCGCATGCTCGCAAAGATATTGAAGCTGCGCATCTTTTCCGACGAGGCCGGCAAGATGAACCGCAGCCTGCAAGACATCGGCGGCGGCCTGCTCGTGGTGAGCCAATTCACGCTCGCGGCCGACGTGAGCGGTGGCAACCGGCCCAGCTTCACACAGGCGGCAGCACCGGACGAAGGGCGGCGGCTCTACGACTACTTCGTGGCGCGGGCCCGCGCGGCGCATCCGGTGGTTGCAACCGGCGAGTTCGGCGCTGACATGCAGGTGCACCTCGTCAACGACGGGCCCGTCACCATTCCGCTGCAGATGGCGCCGTAG
- a CDS encoding class I SAM-dependent methyltransferase has protein sequence MTAAPGTNTDPWLARWIPLLAERAGTGPVLELGCGTGPDSAVLAGAGLHVVGIELSSESVAAARARVPHGAAFHCRDFRAPFPLPGGEEDGSVGAVVASLSLHYFAWDETLALARRIRRVLRPDGVLLCRLNSVNDFHHGASGPPPDGEDSFYLVDGVPKRFFDRAAVERLFADGWRMLHLNEFTVHRYEQPKVLWEAVLEHN, from the coding sequence ATGACGGCGGCGCCCGGGACGAACACCGATCCGTGGCTGGCGCGCTGGATTCCGTTGCTCGCGGAGCGCGCGGGAACCGGCCCGGTGCTCGAACTGGGCTGCGGAACCGGCCCCGACAGTGCGGTGCTCGCCGGCGCGGGCCTGCACGTGGTGGGCATCGAGTTGTCGAGCGAGTCGGTAGCCGCCGCGCGAGCGCGGGTGCCGCACGGCGCCGCGTTTCACTGCCGCGATTTTCGTGCGCCTTTTCCGCTGCCTGGCGGAGAAGAAGACGGCAGCGTGGGCGCAGTGGTCGCGAGCCTTTCGCTGCACTACTTCGCATGGGACGAAACGCTGGCGCTGGCACGGCGGATTCGCCGCGTGCTTCGACCGGACGGCGTGCTGCTGTGCCGGCTGAACTCGGTGAACGACTTCCACCACGGCGCCAGCGGTCCGCCGCCGGACGGCGAAGACTCCTTCTATCTGGTGGACGGTGTGCCCAAGCGCTTTTTCGACCGCGCGGCAGTGGAGCGGCTCTTTGCCGACGGCTGGCGCATGCTGCATCTCAATGAATTTACGGTGCACCGCTACGAGCAGCCGAAGGTGCTCTGGGAAGCCGTGCTCGAACACAACTGA
- the ybeY gene encoding rRNA maturation RNase YbeY: MALAQLSLSLQFAPRFKGIERHRAALPRHSVARWIRHALDVDGEVTVRIVDAEEGQRLNREFRGKDYATNVLTFDYAQSPMVMADLVLCAPVVAREAREERKTLAAHYAHLLVHGTLHAQGWDHETSEADAEAMEAREIEILAGLGIRNPYGRS, encoded by the coding sequence ATGGCACTGGCCCAGCTTTCGCTTTCGCTGCAGTTCGCGCCGCGCTTCAAGGGCATCGAGCGGCACCGCGCCGCGTTGCCGCGCCATAGCGTCGCGCGCTGGATCCGCCATGCGCTCGATGTGGACGGCGAGGTCACCGTGCGCATCGTCGACGCCGAGGAAGGGCAGCGCCTGAACCGCGAATTCCGCGGCAAGGACTATGCGACGAACGTGCTGACCTTCGACTATGCGCAAAGCCCGATGGTGATGGCCGACCTGGTGCTGTGCGCACCGGTGGTTGCCCGCGAGGCCAGGGAAGAACGCAAGACGCTGGCCGCGCACTACGCGCACCTGCTGGTTCACGGCACGCTGCACGCGCAAGGCTGGGACCACGAGACCAGCGAAGCCGATGCCGAAGCCATGGAAGCGCGCGAAATCGAAATCCTGGCGGGCTTGGGCATCCGCAACCCCTACGGCCGGTCGTGA
- a CDS encoding PhoH family protein — MSGVILRHTFAPPNNSRLGHLCGPLDAHLRRIEEALGVKIAHRHEQFKVDGPKASAQRAMDVLQALYEIAQRPIDPAVVQLTLAGDGSMIDGDEDAAMLVTRRADLRARTPTQALYLDNIAKHDITFGIGPAGTGKTYLAVACAVDALERAAVQRIVLTRPAVEAGERLGFLPGDLTQKVDPYLRPLYDALYDLMGYEKVQKAFERNALEIAPLAFMRGRTLNNAFVILDEAQNTTVEQMKMFLTRIGFGAKAVVTGDVSQIDLPKQQLSGLIDAERVLRRVSGIAITHFTSADVVRHPLVAKIVDAYDGQRKRAGSH; from the coding sequence ATGTCCGGCGTGATTCTGCGACACACCTTTGCTCCCCCCAACAACTCGCGCCTCGGCCACCTGTGCGGACCGCTGGATGCGCACCTGCGCCGCATCGAAGAGGCCCTGGGCGTGAAGATCGCGCACCGCCACGAGCAATTCAAGGTCGATGGTCCCAAGGCCTCCGCGCAGCGGGCGATGGACGTGCTGCAGGCGCTGTACGAAATTGCCCAGCGGCCGATCGACCCAGCCGTGGTGCAGCTCACGCTCGCGGGCGACGGCTCCATGATCGACGGCGACGAGGATGCGGCCATGCTCGTCACCCGCCGCGCCGACCTGCGCGCGCGCACGCCCACGCAGGCGCTGTATCTGGACAACATCGCCAAGCACGACATCACCTTCGGCATCGGCCCGGCCGGCACCGGCAAGACGTACCTGGCGGTGGCTTGCGCGGTCGATGCGCTGGAGCGCGCGGCGGTGCAGCGCATCGTGCTCACGCGACCGGCAGTGGAAGCCGGCGAGCGGCTCGGCTTTCTGCCGGGCGACCTGACGCAGAAGGTCGACCCGTACCTGCGTCCGCTGTACGACGCGCTCTACGATCTCATGGGCTACGAGAAGGTGCAAAAGGCCTTCGAGCGCAACGCGCTCGAAATTGCACCGCTGGCCTTCATGCGCGGGCGCACGCTGAACAACGCCTTCGTGATCCTCGACGAGGCGCAGAACACCACGGTCGAGCAGATGAAGATGTTTCTTACGCGCATCGGCTTCGGCGCCAAGGCGGTGGTGACGGGCGACGTGAGCCAGATCGATTTGCCCAAGCAGCAGCTGAGCGGGCTGATCGACGCCGAGCGCGTGCTGAGGCGCGTGAGCGGCATCGCGATCACGCACTTCACCAGTGCCGACGTGGTGCGGCATCCGCTGGTCGCCAAGATCGTCGACGCCTACGACGGTCAGCGCAAGCGCGCGGGTTCGCACTGA
- the ruvA gene encoding Holliday junction branch migration protein RuvA, producing the protein MIGKLTGVLAERNPPQVVVDCNGVGYEVDVPMSTFYNLPGTGERVSLLTHFVVREDAQILYGFGTAEERAAFRQLIKITGVGPRTALGLLSGMSVGELSQAITTQELGRLVKIPGIGKKTAERLLLELKGKLGADIGLPAHAASDAQADILQALVALGYSDKEAALALKALPKDATVSEGIKLALKALAK; encoded by the coding sequence ATGATAGGCAAACTCACCGGCGTATTGGCCGAACGCAACCCACCGCAAGTGGTGGTGGACTGCAACGGCGTCGGCTACGAGGTCGATGTGCCGATGAGCACGTTCTACAACCTGCCCGGCACCGGAGAGCGCGTTTCGCTGCTCACGCACTTCGTGGTGCGCGAGGACGCGCAGATTCTCTACGGTTTCGGCACCGCCGAGGAGCGTGCGGCTTTTCGGCAACTCATCAAGATCACCGGCGTGGGGCCGCGCACGGCGCTTGGCCTGCTTTCGGGCATGAGCGTGGGCGAACTGTCGCAGGCCATCACCACGCAGGAGCTCGGCCGGCTCGTGAAGATTCCCGGCATCGGCAAGAAGACCGCCGAGCGGCTGTTGCTGGAACTTAAGGGCAAGCTGGGCGCCGACATCGGCCTGCCCGCGCATGCAGCTTCGGACGCGCAGGCCGACATCCTGCAGGCGCTGGTCGCACTGGGCTACAGCGACAAGGAAGCCGCGTTGGCGCTCAAGGCGTTGCCGAAGGATGCGACGGTGAGCGAGGGGATCAAGCTGGCGCTGAAGGCGCTGGCGAAATGA
- a CDS encoding YdeI/OmpD-associated family protein, translated as MGAVSTARTSATKAAAAERVPHDTPVDCTTAAAWERWLKRHHADAAGVWLRMAKKSSGIASVNHAEALEVALCYGWIDGQRKAEDDKHFLQRFTPRTPRSTWSKINRDKTLRLIEEGHMQPAGLAEVERARTDGRWEAAYDAQSIATVPPDLQAALDANSKAAVFFAKLDSRNRYAVLFRTQGAKKAETRARRIAQFVEMLAKGEKIHP; from the coding sequence GTGGGTGCCGTGAGCACGGCGCGCACAAGCGCAACAAAAGCGGCGGCGGCCGAGCGCGTGCCGCATGACACGCCCGTCGATTGCACCACCGCCGCCGCGTGGGAGCGTTGGCTGAAGCGCCATCACGCCGACGCGGCCGGCGTGTGGCTGCGAATGGCCAAGAAGAGCAGCGGCATTGCATCGGTCAACCACGCCGAGGCGCTCGAGGTTGCGCTGTGCTACGGCTGGATCGACGGGCAGCGCAAGGCGGAAGACGACAAGCACTTCCTGCAGCGCTTCACCCCTCGCACGCCGCGCAGCACCTGGTCGAAGATCAACCGCGACAAGACATTGAGGCTGATCGAAGAAGGCCACATGCAGCCAGCCGGCCTGGCCGAAGTCGAGCGTGCTCGCACCGACGGCCGCTGGGAGGCGGCCTACGATGCCCAAAGCATCGCCACCGTGCCGCCCGACCTGCAGGCCGCGCTCGACGCGAATTCCAAGGCCGCCGTCTTCTTCGCCAAGCTCGACTCGCGCAACCGCTACGCGGTGCTGTTCCGAACGCAGGGTGCGAAGAAGGCCGAGACCCGGGCGCGGCGTATTGCGCAGTTCGTGGAAATGCTGGCCAAGGGCGAGAAGATCCACCCCTGA
- a CDS encoding phosphatidate cytidylyltransferase, whose amino-acid sequence MNISPSTQTTLQLFGGVAGVLILASAIGAALKWRVAQGQPHSVIDNLNARVNAWWVMVAVIGLAFAFGKGGVIVLFYLISFYALREFISLAYTRRGDHHAIAAAFYIGLPVQYFLVWIDWYGLYSIFIPVYAFLVLPILAAVGGDTQRFLERTSKIQWGLMICVFCISHVPALLTLQIPGFEGRNLLLIAFLVIVVQGSDVLQYVWGKLFGKRKVAPELSPSKTWEGLVGGVASATALGAALYWATPFNPWQAALMALTICLMGFFGGLVMSAIKRDRGVKDWGSMIEGHGGMLDRLDSVIFAAPIYFHALRYWWVP is encoded by the coding sequence ATGAACATCTCGCCCTCCACCCAGACCACGCTGCAATTGTTCGGTGGCGTCGCCGGCGTGCTGATTCTTGCCTCGGCCATCGGCGCAGCGCTCAAATGGCGCGTGGCGCAAGGCCAGCCCCATTCGGTGATCGACAACCTCAACGCGCGCGTCAATGCGTGGTGGGTGATGGTGGCGGTGATCGGCCTTGCCTTCGCCTTCGGCAAGGGCGGCGTGATCGTGCTGTTCTATTTGATCTCGTTCTACGCGCTGCGCGAGTTCATCAGCCTGGCCTACACGCGGCGCGGCGACCATCATGCGATTGCGGCGGCGTTCTACATCGGGCTGCCGGTGCAGTATTTCCTGGTGTGGATCGATTGGTACGGGCTCTATTCGATCTTCATTCCGGTCTACGCCTTTCTCGTGCTGCCCATACTCGCGGCCGTGGGCGGCGACACGCAGCGCTTCCTGGAACGCACTTCGAAGATCCAGTGGGGCCTGATGATCTGCGTGTTCTGCATCAGCCACGTGCCCGCGCTGCTCACGCTGCAGATCCCCGGCTTCGAAGGCCGCAACCTGCTGCTGATCGCTTTTCTGGTGATCGTGGTGCAGGGCAGCGACGTGCTGCAGTACGTCTGGGGCAAGCTCTTCGGCAAGCGCAAGGTGGCGCCCGAACTCTCGCCCTCCAAGACCTGGGAAGGCCTGGTCGGCGGCGTGGCGAGCGCCACCGCACTGGGCGCGGCGCTCTACTGGGCAACACCGTTCAATCCCTGGCAGGCGGCGCTGATGGCGCTCACCATTTGCCTCATGGGCTTCTTCGGCGGACTCGTGATGTCGGCCATCAAGCGCGACCGCGGCGTGAAGGATTGGGGTTCGATGATCGAAGGCCACGGCGGCATGCTCGACCGGCTCGACTCGGTGATCTTCGCGGCGCCGATCTACTTTCACGCGCTGCGCTACTGGTGGGTGCCGTGA
- a CDS encoding lysophospholipid acyltransferase family protein: MLRRALAVVAGKLIIGAAGLLTGVRAIWSGTTPKAEQTLYFANHTSHGDFVLLWATLPPDLRALTRPVAGQDYWMASKMRQFIGADVFNALMIRRDGSGQGGNPVDQMKEALEGGDSLIMFPEGTRNTGDEILLPLKSGLYHLARACPNVRLVPVWIENLKRVLPKGTLVPIPLACTVRFGAPITLAEGEDKSSFLARARAAMLDLRPEYDRVPEQEKATTTP; the protein is encoded by the coding sequence GTGCTGCGCCGCGCGCTTGCCGTCGTCGCGGGCAAGCTGATCATCGGCGCAGCCGGCCTCCTGACCGGCGTGCGCGCCATCTGGAGCGGCACCACGCCCAAGGCCGAGCAGACGCTGTACTTCGCCAATCACACGAGCCACGGCGACTTCGTGCTGCTGTGGGCCACGCTGCCGCCCGATCTGCGCGCGCTGACGCGGCCGGTGGCCGGGCAGGACTACTGGATGGCCTCCAAGATGCGCCAGTTCATCGGCGCCGACGTGTTCAACGCGCTGATGATCCGGCGCGACGGCTCGGGCCAGGGTGGGAACCCGGTCGACCAGATGAAGGAGGCGCTGGAGGGCGGCGATTCGCTCATCATGTTCCCCGAGGGCACCCGCAATACGGGCGACGAGATCCTTCTGCCGCTCAAGAGCGGCCTCTATCACCTCGCGCGCGCCTGCCCCAACGTGCGGCTGGTGCCGGTGTGGATCGAGAACCTGAAGCGCGTGCTGCCCAAGGGCACCTTGGTGCCGATTCCGCTCGCCTGCACGGTTCGCTTCGGCGCGCCGATCACGCTGGCCGAAGGCGAAGACAAGAGCAGCTTTCTTGCGCGCGCACGCGCCGCCATGCTCGACCTGCGCCCCGAATACGACCGGGTGCCAGAACAAGAAAAAGCAACGACGACGCCATGA
- a CDS encoding phosphatase PAP2/dual specificity phosphatase family protein — MKHWLAQRPWKRAAAWLVFLGPLFYATYGLANWWATTLAQVPSMAFAWERQVPFWAWTIFPYWTINVFYALSLFLARSKHTLDRHALRLVSATLVACACFVVWPLHFSFGQPAVEGAPAFLFNALRGFDQPYNQAPSLHIALAVILWDWYRQFLRALWAKLVLHVWAFAICASVLTTWQHHFIDIPTGALLGIFCVWLWPLERTVSMPGAWQCTRDAQRWKLASFYAAGAAVFLAAALYGGGMWLWLAWPAASLALVALVALNYIGFGARGFQMNTQGRMGWAARWLFAPYRLGAALNAWLWTRRLPASVEVVPGLRLGRLPTQAEWIAAGRPRIVSLCAELQTPAGVPHARCVPILDLTVPPTVRLQRAAAVIEGQRLDAAGAPVWVCCALGFSRSAAATIAWLGRYGASGGLAQAEDTVRLARPQIVLRPAWRISLEPLGTAAAGVPPHD, encoded by the coding sequence ATGAAACACTGGCTGGCACAGCGTCCATGGAAGCGGGCCGCCGCATGGCTGGTGTTCCTGGGGCCGTTGTTCTACGCGACCTACGGGCTCGCCAACTGGTGGGCCACCACGCTCGCGCAAGTGCCCTCGATGGCTTTCGCGTGGGAGCGGCAGGTGCCGTTCTGGGCCTGGACGATCTTTCCGTACTGGACCATCAATGTCTTCTACGCGCTCTCGCTCTTTCTCGCGCGCAGCAAGCACACGCTCGACCGGCATGCGCTGCGGCTCGTGAGCGCCACGCTCGTCGCCTGCGCCTGCTTCGTCGTCTGGCCGCTGCATTTCAGCTTCGGGCAGCCGGCGGTCGAGGGCGCGCCGGCGTTCTTGTTCAACGCGCTGCGCGGCTTCGACCAGCCCTACAACCAGGCACCTTCGCTGCATATCGCGCTGGCGGTGATCCTGTGGGACTGGTACCGCCAGTTCCTGCGCGCGCTGTGGGCGAAGCTGGTGCTGCATGTGTGGGCGTTCGCCATCTGCGCCTCGGTGCTCACGACCTGGCAGCACCACTTCATCGACATTCCGACCGGGGCGCTGCTCGGAATCTTCTGCGTCTGGCTGTGGCCGCTGGAGCGCACGGTGTCGATGCCGGGCGCCTGGCAATGCACGCGCGATGCGCAGCGCTGGAAGCTCGCCAGCTTCTACGCCGCCGGTGCGGCCGTGTTTCTTGCGGCGGCTTTGTACGGCGGCGGCATGTGGCTGTGGCTCGCTTGGCCCGCGGCCTCGCTGGCGCTGGTGGCGCTGGTGGCGCTCAACTACATCGGCTTCGGTGCGCGCGGCTTCCAGATGAACACTCAAGGCCGCATGGGCTGGGCGGCGCGCTGGCTGTTTGCGCCCTATCGACTCGGCGCGGCCCTCAATGCCTGGCTCTGGACGCGCAGGCTGCCGGCGTCGGTCGAAGTGGTGCCGGGCCTGCGCCTCGGACGCCTGCCGACCCAGGCCGAATGGATCGCCGCCGGACGGCCACGGATCGTGAGCCTGTGCGCCGAGTTGCAGACGCCCGCGGGCGTGCCGCACGCGCGCTGCGTGCCGATCCTCGACCTGACCGTGCCGCCGACCGTGCGGTTGCAACGCGCGGCCGCCGTCATCGAAGGACAGCGCCTCGATGCCGCCGGCGCGCCGGTGTGGGTGTGCTGCGCGCTGGGCTTCTCGCGCAGCGCCGCGGCGACCATCGCGTGGCTGGGGCGCTACGGCGCATCGGGCGGCCTCGCGCAAGCCGAAGACACGGTGCGCCTTGCGCGCCCGCAGATCGTGCTGCGACCCGCGTGGCGGATTTCACTCGAGCCGCTGGGCACCGCCGCTGCCGGAGTGCCGCCCCATGACTGA
- a CDS encoding bifunctional alpha/beta hydrolase/class I SAM-dependent methyltransferase, whose translation MTDTITHQRTPQERQFRTHDGESLFYRHWPATGATRRGAIVLFHRGHEHGARMAHLVDELDLPDFDFFAWDARGHGRSPGQRGYSPSFATSVRDVQTFVQHIGSAHGVAEHDIHVIAQSVGAVLVSTWAHDYAPKVRGLTLASPAFKVKLYVPFARAGLGLMHKLRGLFFVNSYVKAKFLTHDPERIASYESDPLISRPIAVNILLGLYEAADRVVADANAITLPVQLLISGADWVVHHKPQHQFFERLGSAIKTKLELPGFFHDTLGEKDRAPAVRSIRDFILQLFDQPPVPVDLRAAHLSGNTADESRALAEPLAPLSPRGAYWALTRGSLRVGGKLSSGVKLGHDTGFDSGSTLDYVYRNEPQGKGALGRSIDKTYLNSIGWRGIRQRKIHVEELIRIAMERLAEMHREVRVMDIAAGHGRYVLDAVAASPVKASSILLRDYSGINVRDGRALIAEKGLEEVAQFVQADAFDRISLASVTPRPTLAVVSGLYELFPDNEMVQRSLAGVGDAVEDRGYLVYTGQPWHPQLEMIARALTSHRQGEAWVMRRRTQAEMDQLVEEAGFRKIDQRVDEWGIFTVSLAVRVG comes from the coding sequence ATGACCGACACAATCACCCACCAGCGCACTCCGCAAGAGCGCCAGTTCCGCACGCACGACGGCGAATCGCTGTTCTACCGGCACTGGCCGGCCACGGGGGCCACGCGCCGCGGCGCGATCGTGCTGTTCCACCGCGGCCACGAGCACGGCGCGCGCATGGCGCACCTGGTCGACGAACTCGACCTGCCCGACTTCGACTTCTTCGCCTGGGACGCGCGCGGCCACGGCCGCTCGCCGGGCCAGCGCGGCTACAGCCCGAGCTTTGCCACGTCGGTGCGCGACGTGCAGACCTTCGTGCAGCACATCGGCAGCGCGCACGGCGTGGCGGAGCACGACATCCACGTCATCGCGCAGAGCGTGGGGGCCGTGCTGGTCTCCACCTGGGCGCACGACTACGCGCCCAAGGTGCGCGGGCTCACGCTGGCCTCGCCGGCGTTCAAGGTCAAGCTCTACGTGCCGTTTGCGCGCGCGGGGCTCGGGCTCATGCACAAGCTGCGCGGCCTGTTCTTCGTCAACAGCTATGTGAAGGCGAAGTTCCTCACGCATGACCCCGAGCGCATTGCGAGCTACGAAAGCGATCCGCTGATCTCGCGGCCCATCGCGGTGAACATCCTGCTGGGCCTCTACGAAGCGGCCGACCGCGTGGTGGCCGATGCCAACGCGATCACGCTGCCGGTGCAGTTGCTGATCTCGGGCGCCGACTGGGTGGTGCACCACAAGCCGCAGCACCAGTTCTTCGAACGGCTGGGCAGCGCCATCAAGACCAAGCTGGAGCTGCCGGGCTTTTTCCACGACACGTTGGGCGAGAAGGACCGGGCGCCGGCGGTGCGGTCGATTCGCGACTTCATCCTGCAGCTGTTCGACCAGCCGCCGGTACCGGTCGACCTGCGCGCCGCGCACCTGAGCGGCAACACCGCCGATGAGTCGCGTGCGCTGGCCGAGCCCCTGGCGCCGCTCTCGCCGCGCGGCGCCTACTGGGCCTTGACGCGCGGCAGCCTGCGCGTCGGCGGCAAGCTGTCGAGCGGCGTGAAGCTGGGACACGACACCGGCTTCGATTCGGGCAGCACGCTCGACTACGTCTACCGCAACGAGCCGCAGGGCAAGGGTGCGCTCGGCCGGTCCATCGACAAGACCTACCTGAACTCGATCGGCTGGCGCGGCATCCGGCAGCGCAAGATCCATGTCGAGGAGCTGATCCGCATCGCCATGGAGCGCCTGGCCGAGATGCACCGCGAGGTGCGCGTGATGGACATCGCGGCCGGCCATGGCCGCTATGTGCTCGACGCGGTGGCTGCGAGCCCGGTCAAGGCCAGCTCGATCCTGCTGCGCGACTACAGCGGCATCAACGTGCGCGACGGCCGCGCGCTGATCGCCGAGAAGGGCCTGGAAGAGGTCGCCCAGTTCGTGCAGGCCGACGCCTTCGACCGCATCAGCCTGGCCAGCGTGACGCCGCGGCCCACACTGGCCGTAGTGTCGGGCCTGTACGAGCTCTTCCCCGACAACGAGATGGTGCAGCGTTCGCTCGCAGGCGTGGGCGACGCGGTCGAAGACCGCGGCTACCTGGTCTACACCGGCCAGCCCTGGCATCCGCAACTCGAGATGATTGCGCGCGCGCTCACCAGCCACCGCCAGGGCGAAGCCTGGGTGATGCGCCGCCGCACGCAGGCCGAGATGGACCAGCTGGTGGAGGAGGCGGGCTTCCGCAAGATCGACCAGCGCGTCGACGAATGGGGCATCTTCACCGTCTCGCTCGCGGTGAGGGTCGGGTGA
- a CDS encoding CDP-alcohol phosphatidyltransferase family protein: MSIYELKPRFQGLLRPLVGRLHAVGITANQVTLAACLVSVALGLWLFFAAPSLAAFALIPAWMFIRMAFNAIDGMLAREHGQQSKLGAFLNELTDVVSDAALYLPFALVQPFSPFWVGTVIVLAGLSEFAGALGPTVGASRRYDGPLGKSDRAFVFGALGLYVALGWPLPGWTAWLMPLLAVLVAWTVVNRIRRALAEAV, translated from the coding sequence GTGTCGATCTACGAACTGAAACCTCGGTTCCAGGGGCTGCTGCGGCCGCTCGTCGGGCGCCTGCACGCCGTGGGCATCACCGCCAACCAGGTCACGCTGGCCGCGTGCCTGGTGTCGGTGGCACTCGGGCTCTGGCTTTTCTTCGCGGCTCCGTCGCTCGCGGCTTTCGCGCTCATTCCGGCCTGGATGTTCATTCGCATGGCGTTCAACGCCATCGACGGCATGCTGGCGCGCGAGCACGGGCAGCAAAGCAAGCTCGGCGCCTTCCTCAATGAACTGACCGATGTGGTGTCCGATGCCGCGCTGTACCTGCCGTTTGCGCTGGTGCAGCCGTTCAGCCCGTTCTGGGTCGGCACGGTGATCGTGCTCGCGGGCCTGAGCGAATTCGCGGGCGCACTCGGCCCCACGGTCGGGGCCTCGCGCCGCTACGACGGGCCGCTCGGCAAGAGCGACCGCGCCTTCGTGTTCGGCGCGCTCGGCCTCTACGTGGCACTGGGGTGGCCGCTGCCGGGCTGGACGGCCTGGCTGATGCCTCTTCTCGCCGTGCTGGTGGCCTGGACGGTGGTCAACCGCATCCGCCGCGCACTGGCCGAAGCCGTGTGA